In a single window of the Elaeis guineensis isolate ETL-2024a chromosome 4, EG11, whole genome shotgun sequence genome:
- the LOC140857306 gene encoding zinc finger protein ZAT5-like yields MESPEEAMGSNSTTSNGNGGECTHATSTAIVVKGKRTKRPRTQPLALAAAMAVADSSSASSADASGSITEEEEDMANCLILLAQGRALDAGGPKPELPAEEGGGTDKFTSRRFTEAATTTGGKAGFYVYECKTCNKCFPSFQALGGHRASHKKPKLAITAGEEKKASVEEDMLKISMNSFSKAMVSGGGTKPRVHECSICGSEFNSGQALGGHMRRHRPVVIPEAAEAKKERTILSLDLNLPAPSDDDRPELQRPSSPAFSFASKPPLIFPASASALVDCHY; encoded by the coding sequence ATGGAATCTCCAGAAGAAGCCATGGGCTCCAACAGCACCACCAGCAACGGCAACGGCGGCGAGTGTACGCACGCCACCTCCACCGCCATCGTCGTGAAGGGAAAGCGCACCAAGCGGCCAAGGACCCAACCGCTGGCCCTGGCGGCCGCCATGGCGGTCGCCGACTCCTCCTCGGCCTCCTCGGCTGATGCTTCGGGGAGCATcaccgaggaggaggaggacatGGCCAATTGCCTCATCCTCCTCGCCCAGGGTCGCGCCCTCGATGCCGGCGGCCCCAAGCCGGAATTGCCGGCCGAAGAGGGCGGCGGGACCGATAAGTTCACGAGCCGGAGATTCACTGAGGCGGCGACGACCACCGGCGGCAAGGCTGGGTTCTACGTGTACGAGTGCAAGACATGCAACAAATGCTTCCCGTCGTTCCAGGCGCTGGGCGGGCACCGCGCGAGCCACAAGAAGCCTAAGCTGGCGATCACGGCGGGCGAAGAGAAGAAGGCGTCGGTCGAAGAAGATATGCTGAAGATAAGTATGAATTCTTTCTCCAAGGCAATGGTCAGCGGCGGCGGCACCAAGCCGAGGGTGCACGAGTGCTCGATTTGCGGGTCGGAGTTCAACTCCGGGCAGGCGCTGGGGGGCCACATGCGGCGGCACCGGCCGGTGGTAATCCCGGAGGCCGCAGAAGCCAAGAAGGAGCGGACGATCCTCTCCTTGGATCTCAACCTCCCAGCGCCCTCCGATGACGACCGGCCCGAGCTCCAAAGGCCGTCCTCGCCGGCTTTCTCCTTTGCCAGCAAGCCGCCGCTCATCTTCCCGGCGTCGGCGTCGGCCTTGGTGGATTGCCATTACTGA
- the LOC105043170 gene encoding uncharacterized protein isoform X2, with protein MAVPGRRNGLMDDEEDEEGLFDEVEGEAWADLQRDVPPHLRALVDAAQRGNVDALRLALDNHNGSIDDPVEDGDTVLHLSCLYGYLPCVQLLLQRGANLESKDEEGAIPLHDACAGGFTDIVQYIINFAGSPECVERMLNTTDAEGDTPLHHAARGEHLDVIRLLLAAGACPKKTNAYEKTPAELASQDTEVQSVLTAAAASAPDAVCCQ; from the exons ATGGCCGTTCCGGGGAGGCGCAACGGTCTGATGGACGATGAGGAGGACGAGGAGGGACTCTTCGACGAGGTGGAAGGAGAGGCCTGGGCCGATCTCCAGCGGGACGTCCCTCCCCACCTCCGCGCCCTCGTCGACGCCGCCCAGCGCGGCAACGTCGATGCCCTCCGCCTCGCCCTCG ATAATCACAATGGCAGCATTGATGATCCAGTTGAAGATGGTGATACTGTCCTTCACTTGTCCTGTCTCTATGGCTATCTTCCGTGTGTACAG CTACTGTTGCAACGGGGGGCTAACTTAGAGTCTAAAGATGAGGAAGGGGCAATTCCTCTTCATGATGCTTGTGCTGGAG GATTTACCGACATTGTTCAATATATAATCAACTTTGCTGGTAGCCCTGAATGTGTTGAGCGAATGCTGAATACCACTGATGCTGAAGGAGATACT CCTCTTCATCATGCAGCTAGAGGTGAACATCTTGATGTCATACGGTTGTTGCTTGCAGCTGGGGCTTGTCCTAAGAAGACAAATGCATATGAAAAG ACTCCTGCTGAGCTTGCGAGTCAAGATACAGAAGTTCAGAGTGTTTTAACAGCAGCAGCGGCTTCTGCCCCAGATGCTGTTTGTTGTCAGTAG
- the LOC105043170 gene encoding uncharacterized protein isoform X1 yields the protein MAVPGRRNGLMDDEEDEEGLFDEVEGEAWADLQRDVPPHLRALVDAAQRGNVDALRLALDNHNGSIDDPVEDGDTVLHLSCLYGYLPCVQAKSSSQLLLQRGANLESKDEEGAIPLHDACAGGFTDIVQYIINFAGSPECVERMLNTTDAEGDTPLHHAARGEHLDVIRLLLAAGACPKKTNAYEKTPAELASQDTEVQSVLTAAAASAPDAVCCQ from the exons ATGGCCGTTCCGGGGAGGCGCAACGGTCTGATGGACGATGAGGAGGACGAGGAGGGACTCTTCGACGAGGTGGAAGGAGAGGCCTGGGCCGATCTCCAGCGGGACGTCCCTCCCCACCTCCGCGCCCTCGTCGACGCCGCCCAGCGCGGCAACGTCGATGCCCTCCGCCTCGCCCTCG ATAATCACAATGGCAGCATTGATGATCCAGTTGAAGATGGTGATACTGTCCTTCACTTGTCCTGTCTCTATGGCTATCTTCCGTGTGTACAG GCTAAATCTTCCTCTCAGCTACTGTTGCAACGGGGGGCTAACTTAGAGTCTAAAGATGAGGAAGGGGCAATTCCTCTTCATGATGCTTGTGCTGGAG GATTTACCGACATTGTTCAATATATAATCAACTTTGCTGGTAGCCCTGAATGTGTTGAGCGAATGCTGAATACCACTGATGCTGAAGGAGATACT CCTCTTCATCATGCAGCTAGAGGTGAACATCTTGATGTCATACGGTTGTTGCTTGCAGCTGGGGCTTGTCCTAAGAAGACAAATGCATATGAAAAG ACTCCTGCTGAGCTTGCGAGTCAAGATACAGAAGTTCAGAGTGTTTTAACAGCAGCAGCGGCTTCTGCCCCAGATGCTGTTTGTTGTCAGTAG
- the LOC105043170 gene encoding uncharacterized protein isoform X3: MAVPGRRNGLMDDEEDEEGLFDEVEGEAWADLQRDVPPHLRALVDAAQRGNVDALRLALDNHNGSIDDPVEDGDTVLHLSCLYGYLPCVQAKSSSQLLLQRGANLESKDEEGAIPLHDACAGGFTDIVQYIINFAGSPECVERMLNTTDAEGDTPLHHAARGEHLDVIRLLLAAGACPKKTNAYEKVHMT; the protein is encoded by the exons ATGGCCGTTCCGGGGAGGCGCAACGGTCTGATGGACGATGAGGAGGACGAGGAGGGACTCTTCGACGAGGTGGAAGGAGAGGCCTGGGCCGATCTCCAGCGGGACGTCCCTCCCCACCTCCGCGCCCTCGTCGACGCCGCCCAGCGCGGCAACGTCGATGCCCTCCGCCTCGCCCTCG ATAATCACAATGGCAGCATTGATGATCCAGTTGAAGATGGTGATACTGTCCTTCACTTGTCCTGTCTCTATGGCTATCTTCCGTGTGTACAG GCTAAATCTTCCTCTCAGCTACTGTTGCAACGGGGGGCTAACTTAGAGTCTAAAGATGAGGAAGGGGCAATTCCTCTTCATGATGCTTGTGCTGGAG GATTTACCGACATTGTTCAATATATAATCAACTTTGCTGGTAGCCCTGAATGTGTTGAGCGAATGCTGAATACCACTGATGCTGAAGGAGATACT CCTCTTCATCATGCAGCTAGAGGTGAACATCTTGATGTCATACGGTTGTTGCTTGCAGCTGGGGCTTGTCCTAAGAAGACAAATGCATATGAAAAGGTTCATATGACATGA